Proteins from a genomic interval of Nocardioidaceae bacterium:
- a CDS encoding succinylglutamate desuccinylase/aspartoacylase family protein, with protein MARESFQIGDVRVRAGRDQSVQLPITRLVTGAEVDLPVRVLHGRHDGPTVWINAAIHGDEAVGVEVVRQVLAGLDPKTLRGTLLAVPIVNVLGFMTGSRYLPDRRDLNRSFPGSPRGSLASRIAHLMMTEVVAKAEVGIDLHTGSDRRTNLPQIRTDLDDARSRELAMTFGTPVVMHAKLRDGSLRGAAGAEGKVALLYEAGEAWRMDGWAIDAGVRGVLRVMASLDMIDAPTDDEASVTRQSRRSGWVRARGTGMLHLDVALGAEVSKGERLGGLFDSFGKRVRLVHADRDGIVVGRTEAPLVNSGDAVVHIAEVEPLPAAAEETALPTVPAVESVGWVEPADA; from the coding sequence ATGGCCCGCGAGTCCTTCCAGATCGGTGACGTGCGCGTCCGTGCGGGCCGTGACCAGTCCGTGCAGCTGCCGATCACCCGTCTGGTGACCGGCGCCGAGGTCGACCTGCCCGTGCGCGTGCTGCACGGTCGCCACGACGGTCCGACCGTGTGGATCAACGCCGCCATCCACGGCGACGAGGCCGTCGGCGTGGAGGTGGTCCGCCAGGTGCTGGCCGGCCTGGACCCCAAGACGCTGCGCGGCACCCTGCTGGCCGTCCCGATCGTCAACGTGCTCGGCTTCATGACCGGCTCGCGCTACCTGCCGGACCGCCGCGACCTCAACCGGTCCTTCCCCGGCTCACCCCGCGGGTCGCTCGCCTCGCGCATCGCCCACCTGATGATGACCGAGGTGGTCGCCAAGGCCGAGGTCGGCATCGACCTCCACACCGGGTCGGACCGGCGTACGAACCTGCCCCAGATCCGCACCGACCTCGACGACGCCCGCTCCCGCGAGCTTGCGATGACCTTCGGCACCCCGGTGGTGATGCACGCCAAGCTGCGTGACGGCTCGTTGCGCGGCGCCGCCGGCGCCGAGGGCAAGGTCGCGCTGCTGTACGAGGCGGGCGAGGCGTGGCGCATGGACGGCTGGGCGATCGACGCCGGCGTCCGCGGCGTCCTGCGCGTGATGGCCTCGCTGGACATGATCGACGCGCCGACCGACGACGAGGCGTCGGTGACGCGGCAGTCCCGGCGGTCCGGCTGGGTGCGGGCCCGCGGCACCGGCATGCTCCACCTCGACGTCGCCCTGGGGGCCGAGGTGTCCAAGGGCGAGCGGCTGGGCGGTCTCTTCGACAGCTTCGGCAAGCGCGTACGTCTGGTGCACGCCGACCGCGACGGCATCGTCGTCGGTCGCACGGAGGCGCCGCTGGTCAACTCGGGGGACGCCGTCGTGCACATCGCCGAGGTCGAACCCCTGCCCGCCGCGGCCGAGGAGACCGCTCTCCCGACGGTGCCGGCGGTGGAGTCCGTGGGATGGGTCGAGCCCGCCGACGCCTGA
- a CDS encoding RimK family alpha-L-glutamate ligase — MKLALLSRAYGSYSTQRLRTAALDRGHQVKVLDTLRFGIDLSGSEPDLQFRGKRLSTYDAIIPRIGNSITYFGTAVVRQFEQMDVYTPNTSWGISNSRDKLRASQILSRHEIAMPATTFARDRADVIPAIKRVGGAPVVIKLLEGTQGIGVILAPDLKVAEAIVETLQSTKQNVLIQQFITESKGRDIRALVVGDRVVAAMRRVAQGDEFRSNVHRGGSVERVNLDPAFERAAVRSAQIMGLRVAGVDMLEGDDGPLVMEVNSSPGLEGIEAATGLDVAGAIVDYVDNQVAFPEIDVRQRLTVSTGYGVAEIAVQAPSDMVGKTLGESGLRDKDITVLTLHRGTQVIPNPSVDKVLEAGDRLLSFGRLEEMRGMIPSRRKRRAKVKKLPAEPIHDAAPEPSGD; from the coding sequence ATGAAGCTCGCCCTGCTCTCCCGCGCCTACGGCTCCTACAGTACGCAGCGCCTGCGGACCGCAGCCCTCGACCGGGGCCACCAGGTCAAGGTGCTCGACACCCTCCGATTCGGCATCGACCTGTCGGGCAGCGAGCCCGACCTCCAGTTCCGCGGCAAGCGGCTGAGCACCTACGACGCGATCATCCCGAGGATCGGCAACTCCATCACCTACTTCGGCACCGCGGTGGTGCGGCAGTTCGAGCAGATGGACGTCTACACGCCGAACACCTCGTGGGGCATCTCCAACTCCCGCGACAAGCTGCGGGCCAGCCAGATCCTCTCGCGCCACGAGATCGCGATGCCGGCGACGACCTTCGCGCGTGACCGCGCCGACGTCATCCCTGCGATCAAGCGGGTCGGTGGCGCTCCCGTGGTCATCAAGCTGCTGGAGGGCACCCAGGGCATCGGTGTCATCCTCGCGCCCGACCTGAAGGTGGCCGAGGCCATCGTCGAGACGCTGCAGTCCACGAAGCAGAACGTGCTGATCCAGCAGTTCATCACCGAGTCCAAGGGCCGCGACATCCGCGCCCTGGTCGTCGGCGACCGTGTGGTGGCCGCGATGCGTCGCGTGGCGCAGGGCGACGAGTTCCGCTCCAACGTGCACCGCGGCGGGTCGGTCGAGCGCGTGAACCTCGACCCCGCCTTCGAGCGCGCAGCCGTACGCTCTGCGCAGATCATGGGGCTGCGGGTCGCCGGGGTCGACATGCTCGAGGGTGACGACGGTCCGCTGGTGATGGAGGTGAACTCCTCACCGGGCCTGGAGGGGATCGAGGCGGCGACCGGGCTGGACGTCGCCGGCGCGATCGTCGACTACGTCGACAACCAGGTGGCCTTCCCCGAGATCGACGTACGCCAGCGCCTGACGGTCTCCACCGGCTACGGCGTCGCCGAGATCGCGGTGCAGGCCCCCAGCGACATGGTCGGCAAGACGCTCGGCGAGTCCGGTCTGCGCGACAAGGACATCACCGTGCTGACGCTGCACCGGGGCACCCAGGTGATCCCGAACCCCAGCGTCGACAAGGTGCTGGAGGCGGGGGACCGGCTGCTCAGCTTCGGCCGTCTGGAGGAGATGCGCGGCATGATCCCGAGCCGGCGCAAGCGGCGGGCGAAGGTCAAGAAGCTGCCCGCCGAGCCCATCCACGACGCGGCCCCGGAGCCCTCGGGCGACTGA
- a CDS encoding RimK/LysX family protein yields the protein MPGRSDVHTGETDDEGDDPVEAAQDPQVAGWREWVTLPDLDVAWVKAKLDTGARTSSLHAWDIEEFERDGRVWLRYTVLPWQDSSEDQVRLESPLHDQRAVRSSSGHAEERHVVTMLVRLLDRTVTAEVTLTNRDDMGFRMLVGREALRQGFLVDSSRSYVGPRPPLALRRRNRGR from the coding sequence GTGCCAGGTCGCAGCGACGTTCACACCGGCGAGACCGACGACGAGGGCGACGACCCGGTCGAGGCCGCACAGGACCCGCAGGTCGCGGGCTGGCGCGAGTGGGTCACGCTCCCCGACCTCGACGTCGCCTGGGTCAAGGCGAAGCTCGACACGGGCGCGCGTACGTCCTCCCTGCACGCCTGGGACATCGAGGAGTTCGAGCGCGACGGCCGGGTGTGGCTCCGCTACACCGTGCTGCCGTGGCAGGACTCCAGCGAGGACCAGGTGCGGCTCGAGAGCCCGTTGCACGACCAGCGCGCCGTCCGCTCCTCCTCCGGCCACGCCGAGGAGCGCCACGTGGTGACGATGCTGGTGCGGCTGCTCGACCGCACGGTCACCGCCGAGGTCACCCTCACCAACCGTGACGACATGGGTTTCCGCATGCTGGTCGGACGAGAGGCTCTGCGGCAGGGGTTCCTCGTGGACTCCTCCCGCTCCTACGTCGGCCCGCGACCTCCGCTCGCGCTGCGCCGCCGCAACCGCGGCCGCTGA